TCATGGGGTGCGCCGCGAGCAGTGTGAGCGCTAACACTGCGGTATCTCAAGCCCTGTGCGCGAGTTACCTATTTGTGACATGGCGGCACGGGGAGGGGCGGGCCGGGAAGGGGGGAGTGGGTGCCGGAGCGGTACTGGAATTCGCGTCAGGGAGGGGCAAGTTCCGTTTTGGGTACGTGAGTTGTGAACCATTCACGGGATGTCCGCCCGGCGCGCCGGCGCCCGGCTCCTCCTCCGGCGGGCGTGCTCCCGACGCGTCTGGGGGAGAGGGTGCGGCGGTGTCACGCTCCCGGCTGCGCCGAAGGGGTTGGGGTGGAACACGAAGTGTGAAGCGGCTGCACTGCTCTTGATTTCGCAATTGTTAGCGTTCACACTTTCGGCAGTCGGCGGTCCCGCTCATTCGGCTCCGCGCATCACTGCCGCTGGTGGGCCGTCTGTCGGCCACCTTTCCCGAAGGGCAATCCTGGTGACTTCCCAACCGCCCCCTCCGCCTCATGCCCCGTCAGGTCCTGCGGGCGGCGAGCAGTACACCGTGGGCGTCGACTTCGGCACGCTGTCCGGGCGCGCCGTCGTCGTCCGGGTGCGCGACGGTGAGGAACTCGCCTCCGCCGTGCACGAGTACACGCACGGTGTGATCGACCGCCGGCTGCCCGGGGGCGAGACGCCCCTGCCCCCCGACTGGGCGCTCCAGCATCCTGACGACTGGTGCGACGTACTGCGCACCGCCGTGCCCGCCGCGGTGGAAGCGGCCGGCATCGACCCCCGCGCCGTCGTCGGAATCGCCACCGACTTCACCGCCTGCACCGTGCTGCCGACCCTGGCCGACGGCACCCCCCTCGCCGCGACGGAACTCTCCGGCAGGCCCCACGCCTGGCCCAAGCTCTGGAAGCACCACGCCGCGCAGGACCAGGCCGACCGGATCAACGCGCTCGCCCACGCCAGGGGCGAGAAGTGGATCGCCCGCTACGGCGGAAAGATCTCCGCGGAATGGCAGTTCGCCAAGGCGCTCCAGCTCCTCGAGGAGGACCCCGAGGTCTACGCCCGGTGCGCCCGCTGGATCGAGGCGTCCGACTGGATCGTGTGGCAGCTCACCGGCTCGGAGTCCCGCAACGCCTGCGCCGCCGGATACAAGGGCATCCACCAGGACGGCTCCTACCCCACACAGGAGTACCTCGCAGCCCTGCACCCGGACTTCGCGGACTTCGCGCGCACCCGCCTGGAGTTCCCGCTGTCGGCGCTCGGCTCACGCGTCGGCTCTCTGACCGCCCGGGCGGCGGAGTGGACCGGCCTGCCCGAGGGGATCGCCGTCGCCGCGGGCAACGTCGACGCGCACGTCGCGGCAGCCGCCGCCCAGGCCGTGGAGAACGGGCGGCTGCTGGCCATCATGGGCACCTCCAGCTGTCACGTGGTCAGCGGCCCCGCCCTCGCCGACGTGCCCGGCATCTGCGGAGTCGTCAACGGCGGCATCGTCGAGGGCGCGTACGGCTACGAGGCAGGCCAGAGCGCGGTCGGCGACATCTTCGGCTGGGCCGTCGCCCAGGGGGTCCCCGCCGACTACGCGGCCGAGGCCGCCTCCCGCGGCGAGGACCTGCACGCCCTGCTGACCCGCAAGGCCGCCGATCAGCCGGTCGGCGGCCACGGGCTGATCGCCCTGGACTGGATGAACGGCAACCGGTCCGTACTGGTGGACCACCACCTCTCCGGCGTCCTCGTCGGACTCACCCTGACCACCCGCCCCGAGGACGTCTACCGGGCGCTGCTCGAAGCCACCGCCTTCGGCACCCGGGTGATCGTCGAGACACTGGAATCCGGCGGAGTGCCGGTGGACGAGTTCATCGTCACCGGAGGGCTCAAGAAGAACACCTTGCTCATGCAGATCTACGCGGACGTCCTGCGCCGCCCCGTCTCCCTCGCCGCCTCCGAACAGGGCTCCGCGCTCGGCTCCGCCATCCACGCCGCCGTCGCCGCCGGAGCCCACCGGGACGTCCGCGCCGCGACGGCCGCCATGGGCAGGCTCCACCGGGACGTGTACGTCCCCGACCCGGCCCGCGCCGACGCCTACGACGCGCTCTTCGCCGAATACCGCCTGCTCCACGACCACTTCGGCGAACGGGACGGACTCCTGCACCGCCTGCGCCGCATCCGCAACCACGCACTCACCAGCACCCCGGCCGACTGACCCGCCGGACGACCGCCACCAGACCCGCCCCCTTCACCCACCGGGAGTCCCCGTGTCCAGCCAGGCCCCCTCCGCCCGCGAAATATGGTTCCTCACCGGCAGCCAAGGCCTCTACGGAGAGGAGACGCTCCGACAGGTGGCCGAACAGTCCGGCACCATCGCGGCCACCCTCGCCGACTCCACCGCCATGCCCGCCCGGATCGTCTGGAAGCCCGTCCTGACGGACAGTGCCGCGATCC
The nucleotide sequence above comes from Streptomyces sp. NBC_00102. Encoded proteins:
- a CDS encoding ribulokinase, with the translated sequence MGVDFGTLSGRAVVVRVRDGEELASAVHEYTHGVIDRRLPGGETPLPPDWALQHPDDWCDVLRTAVPAAVEAAGIDPRAVVGIATDFTACTVLPTLADGTPLAATELSGRPHAWPKLWKHHAAQDQADRINALAHARGEKWIARYGGKISAEWQFAKALQLLEEDPEVYARCARWIEASDWIVWQLTGSESRNACAAGYKGIHQDGSYPTQEYLAALHPDFADFARTRLEFPLSALGSRVGSLTARAAEWTGLPEGIAVAAGNVDAHVAAAAAQAVENGRLLAIMGTSSCHVVSGPALADVPGICGVVNGGIVEGAYGYEAGQSAVGDIFGWAVAQGVPADYAAEAASRGEDLHALLTRKAADQPVGGHGLIALDWMNGNRSVLVDHHLSGVLVGLTLTTRPEDVYRALLEATAFGTRVIVETLESGGVPVDEFIVTGGLKKNTLLMQIYADVLRRPVSLAASEQGSALGSAIHAAVAAGAHRDVRAATAAMGRLHRDVYVPDPARADAYDALFAEYRLLHDHFGERDGLLHRLRRIRNHALTSTPAD